A genomic region of Mycobacterium sp. Aquia_213 contains the following coding sequences:
- a CDS encoding cytochrome c oxidase assembly protein, which translates to MPIDPGPLTWGALVRTWYLDPTSATAIVLIAVTYAWCYRRTRTDTRAVGSAQAGCFGVGMVLWALATVGAIGSYAYLLFWMRALQVLLLLYVVPFFLAQGRPITVLRDAVGRERIDRVLGTRWARVLVHPLTTSLAMLATPWLLYLTPWYTAALEHEWIGVPTRIVLVVIGFGYFYARLQSDPVPRRYPQLISLLISVAETLGDGLLGLVIWQGSLIASAYYSALHRSWGPDQRLDQTIGAGVLWILGDVVGLPFVLLLMRALSRDERANAVQVDAELDRTDAAESEQAAPSGLWWENDPQMRERFRRG; encoded by the coding sequence ATGCCCATTGATCCGGGCCCGCTGACATGGGGCGCCCTGGTTCGGACCTGGTATCTGGATCCCACCTCGGCCACCGCGATCGTATTGATCGCGGTCACGTACGCCTGGTGCTACCGGCGGACCCGAACCGACACCCGAGCTGTGGGATCGGCGCAGGCCGGATGCTTCGGCGTCGGCATGGTGCTCTGGGCCCTGGCCACCGTCGGCGCGATCGGCAGCTACGCCTACCTGCTGTTCTGGATGCGTGCGCTGCAGGTACTGCTACTGCTGTATGTGGTGCCGTTCTTCCTCGCGCAGGGCAGGCCGATCACCGTCCTGCGCGACGCGGTCGGCCGTGAGCGCATCGACCGGGTGCTGGGGACGCGCTGGGCCCGCGTGCTGGTGCACCCGCTGACCACGTCGCTGGCGATGCTCGCCACGCCTTGGCTGCTCTACCTGACGCCCTGGTACACGGCGGCCCTGGAACACGAGTGGATCGGCGTGCCTACCCGAATAGTATTGGTAGTCATAGGGTTTGGTTACTTCTACGCCCGACTGCAATCCGATCCGGTGCCCCGCAGATACCCGCAGCTGATCTCGCTGCTGATCTCGGTCGCCGAGACGCTGGGCGACGGGCTGCTGGGGCTGGTCATCTGGCAGGGCTCGTTGATCGCCTCGGCGTATTACTCGGCGTTGCACCGCTCCTGGGGTCCGGATCAGCGGCTCGACCAGACCATCGGCGCCGGGGTGCTGTGGATTCTCGGCGATGTGGTCGGGTTGCCGTTCGTGCTGCTGTTGATGCGCGCGTTGTCACGCGACGAACGGGCGAACGCCGTCCAGGTCGATGCCGAGCTGGACCGCACGGACGCCGCCGAGAGCGAACAGGCCGCCCCCTCGGGGCTGTGGTGGGAGAACGACCCGCAAATGCGCGAACGGTTCCGCCGGGGCTGA
- a CDS encoding DUF732 domain-containing protein, with the protein MSRLMMLLSVAITIALAVPAHADPSPSPSPPPDPAADAAFLKELKDAGLTFQDPAAAISVGKTVCELVDTGHSDQEIVNNLQLHNPGFADNGAAKFTAIAAGSYCPHYLTGEGRGPKPEGAAGN; encoded by the coding sequence ATGAGTCGCCTCATGATGCTGCTCAGCGTCGCCATCACAATTGCCCTGGCGGTTCCCGCCCACGCCGACCCCAGCCCGAGCCCCAGCCCACCGCCCGACCCGGCGGCCGACGCCGCCTTCCTCAAGGAGCTCAAGGACGCCGGGCTCACCTTCCAGGACCCGGCCGCCGCGATATCGGTCGGCAAGACGGTGTGTGAGCTGGTCGACACGGGACATTCGGACCAGGAAATCGTCAACAATCTCCAGCTGCACAATCCCGGATTTGCCGATAACGGTGCGGCGAAGTTCACGGCCATCGCGGCCGGTTCGTATTGCCCCCACTACCTGACCGGCGAGGGTCGGGGCCCCAAGCCCGAGGGCGCGGCCGGCAACTAA
- a CDS encoding DUF732 domain-containing protein, with the protein MRRILLLISAVAMVGTAAPAYADPMDDQFLAALQASGVTFPDPARAIAAGKWVCQAVGQGTQMVDVVKTVEDRNPGLREDNAAKFAAIAATAYCPSALPHTTATSGPQ; encoded by the coding sequence ATGAGACGCATCCTGCTGCTGATAAGCGCCGTCGCCATGGTCGGCACGGCCGCCCCGGCGTACGCCGATCCGATGGATGATCAATTCCTTGCCGCGCTGCAGGCGTCCGGTGTCACCTTCCCGGATCCGGCCCGGGCGATCGCGGCGGGTAAGTGGGTGTGTCAAGCGGTCGGTCAGGGCACGCAGATGGTCGATGTCGTCAAGACCGTCGAAGATCGCAACCCCGGCCTGCGCGAGGACAACGCCGCCAAGTTCGCGGCAATCGCGGCCACTGCCTACTGCCCCAGCGCGCTGCCGCACACCACCGCCACCAGCGGCCCACAGTAG
- a CDS encoding GNAT family N-acetyltransferase — MEPLTLAIQRVATDSVDVTELASVAALTFPLACPPTATPENIASFVDANLTPARFGDYLTDPNRAILTARRDERIVGYAMVVRGVSDDAGVQRAVDIRPAAELSKLYLLPDYHGSGASAALMESALAAAADWNVRCVWLGVSKANQRAQRFYTKSGFKINGSRTFQVGDHLENDYVMIREVG; from the coding sequence GTGGAACCTCTGACACTGGCCATCCAGCGCGTCGCGACGGATTCCGTCGACGTTACAGAGCTGGCTAGCGTTGCGGCCCTTACCTTTCCACTCGCATGCCCGCCCACGGCGACGCCGGAGAACATCGCGTCCTTCGTCGACGCCAACCTGACGCCCGCCCGCTTCGGCGACTACCTCACTGATCCGAACCGGGCGATTCTCACCGCGCGGCGCGACGAGCGAATTGTCGGTTACGCCATGGTTGTTCGCGGGGTCTCCGACGACGCCGGCGTGCAGCGAGCGGTCGACATCCGGCCGGCCGCCGAGCTGTCCAAGTTGTATCTGCTACCCGACTACCATGGCAGCGGGGCATCGGCGGCGCTGATGGAAAGTGCGCTGGCGGCCGCCGCCGACTGGAACGTGCGCTGCGTGTGGCTTGGCGTCAGCAAGGCAAACCAACGCGCACAACGCTTTTACACCAAGAGCGGATTTAAGATCAATGGCAGCAGGACGTTTCAGGTGGGCGATCACCTCGAAAATGACTACGTCATGATTCGCGAGGTTGGGTAG
- the zapE gene encoding cell division protein ZapE has translation MHGSTSADGSGRVQHLVDRHPSVSPERLIAQLRPPPTFADVSFGTYRPDPAEPTQAAALVACQDFCRQATERRAGRRKLFGKRALLPGVGVYLDGGFGVGKTHLLASAYYQLPGPREKAFATFGELTQLAGVFGFAECIDLLADYTAVCIDEFELDDPGNTTLVSRLLSSLVERGVSVAATSNTLPEQLGEGRFAAQDFLREINTLASIFTTVRIEGPDYRHRGLPPAPQPLSDDEVVERAAGVAGATLDDFDALCAHLATMHPSRYLSLIEGVTVVFLTGVHGIDDQNVALRLVSLTDRLYDAGIPVVASGAKLDTIFSEEMLAGGYRKKYLRATSRLLALTAAATQPRES, from the coding sequence ATGCACGGGTCCACGTCGGCGGATGGTTCCGGGCGCGTGCAGCATCTGGTCGATCGGCATCCGAGCGTGTCGCCGGAACGGCTGATCGCCCAATTACGGCCGCCCCCAACGTTCGCCGACGTGAGCTTTGGGACCTATCGCCCCGATCCCGCGGAGCCGACGCAGGCCGCCGCCCTGGTGGCGTGTCAGGACTTCTGCCGTCAGGCCACCGAGCGCCGCGCGGGCCGGCGAAAGCTGTTCGGCAAACGGGCGCTGCTGCCCGGTGTGGGCGTCTACCTGGACGGCGGCTTCGGGGTCGGCAAGACGCATCTGCTGGCTTCGGCCTACTACCAGTTGCCCGGCCCTCGCGAAAAGGCGTTCGCGACGTTTGGCGAGCTGACCCAGCTGGCCGGGGTGTTCGGTTTCGCCGAATGCATCGACCTGTTGGCCGACTACACGGCGGTGTGCATCGACGAGTTCGAACTCGACGATCCGGGCAACACCACGCTGGTCTCGCGGCTGCTGTCGTCGTTGGTCGAGCGGGGAGTGTCGGTGGCCGCGACCTCCAACACGCTGCCCGAGCAGCTGGGCGAGGGCCGCTTCGCCGCTCAGGATTTTCTGCGTGAGATCAACACGCTGGCAAGCATTTTCACCACCGTGCGGATAGAAGGCCCGGACTACCGGCACCGCGGTCTGCCGCCCGCGCCGCAGCCGCTGTCCGACGACGAGGTCGTCGAGCGCGCCGCCGGCGTGGCGGGGGCGACGCTGGACGACTTCGATGCGCTGTGCGCGCATTTGGCGACCATGCACCCGTCGCGTTACCTGAGCCTGATCGAGGGTGTCACGGTGGTGTTCTTGACCGGCGTGCACGGCATCGACGATCAGAACGTCGCGCTGAGGCTGGTGTCGCTGACCGATCGCCTGTACGACGCCGGCATTCCGGTGGTGGCGTCCGGCGCGAAGCTGGACACCATCTTCAGCGAAGAGATGCTGGCCGGCGGCTACCGAAAGAAGTACCTGCGGGCCACCTCACGGTTGTTGGCGCTGACCGCCGCGGCTACCCAACCTCGCGAATCATGA
- a CDS encoding pyrimidine reductase family protein, with the protein MPDAGTGRAAEIPLTLLGSGRELDDGELPQLYAYPDGDKTWVRANFITSIDGGATADGKSGSMAGPGDRVVFNLLRELADVIVVGAGTVRVEGYSGAQLGVAQRQQRQARQQTEVPQLAIVTKAGRLDRDLGVFTRTEVAPLVLTCTAAADETRRLLGDLAEVVDCSGSDPGNVDETALLAILRGRGLRRVLTEGGPMLLGSLMQQDLLDELCLTIAPYVVGGLARRIATGPGQALTRMDCTHILTDDAGYLYTRYVRA; encoded by the coding sequence ATGCCCGACGCTGGCACCGGCAGAGCCGCCGAGATTCCACTGACCCTGCTCGGGTCGGGGCGCGAACTCGACGACGGCGAACTCCCCCAGCTCTACGCCTACCCGGACGGGGACAAGACCTGGGTACGGGCGAATTTCATCACCAGCATCGACGGCGGGGCCACCGCCGACGGCAAATCCGGGTCGATGGCCGGGCCCGGCGACCGCGTCGTCTTCAACCTGCTGCGCGAACTCGCCGACGTGATCGTCGTCGGCGCGGGCACCGTGCGGGTCGAGGGCTATTCCGGAGCGCAGCTCGGCGTCGCCCAGCGCCAGCAGCGGCAGGCCCGACAGCAAACCGAAGTCCCGCAATTGGCCATCGTCACCAAGGCCGGTCGACTGGACCGGGATTTGGGGGTGTTCACCCGGACCGAGGTGGCGCCCCTGGTGCTCACCTGCACGGCCGCCGCCGACGAGACCCGCCGCCTGCTGGGCGACCTGGCCGAGGTCGTCGACTGTTCCGGCAGCGATCCGGGCAACGTCGACGAGACCGCGCTGCTGGCGATCCTGCGGGGGCGCGGCTTGCGTCGCGTGCTGACCGAAGGCGGGCCGATGCTGCTTGGCTCGCTGATGCAGCAAGACCTGCTCGACGAGCTGTGTCTGACGATCGCGCCGTATGTCGTCGGCGGGCTGGCCCGGCGCATCGCGACGGGCCCCGGCCAGGCGCTGACCCGGATGGACTGCACCCACATCCTGACCGACGACGCCGGCTATCTGTACACGCGCTACGTCCGGGCATAG
- a CDS encoding alpha/beta hydrolase gives MATVVGMSRHFWSATTLVAVTALLTACVPGLAADPRFATNAGARPQGAAPTKPPPAGPPPIAAPKNDLSWHDCTSKVFNDAGVRNAPSGVRLDCATYDADLDPVNGGSGTVTVGVVRARSNQTPNDAGPVVFTTGTDLPSSAQLPVWLSRAGNDLVAAHPIVAVDRRGIGMSSPIDCRDHSDRQAMRDQAQFQSGDDPVANLSDISNTATTSCTDAIAPGDSAYDNSHAASDIERLRSLWDVPSVALLGIGNGAQVALAYAASRPDKVARLMLDSPIALGVNAEAAAEQQVKGQQAALDAFAAQCVAVNCALGPDPKGAVSALLADARAGRGPGGASLAEVVNAITVALGFPSGGRVNATTSLANALAAARSGDTNQLTSLINHADATQDTDGQFVNSCSDAINRPTPDRVRELVVAWAKLYPQFGTVAALNLVKCVHWPTISPPAPPKELKVDVVLLGVQNDPIVGSEGVAQTAATIINAGAASRRVMWQGIGHGASIYTPCAVPPLVGYLNSGKLPATDTYCPA, from the coding sequence ATGGCTACTGTGGTCGGCATGAGTCGGCACTTCTGGTCCGCGACCACCCTGGTCGCGGTCACCGCGCTGCTGACCGCGTGCGTTCCGGGCCTGGCCGCCGACCCGCGCTTCGCGACCAATGCCGGTGCCCGGCCGCAGGGCGCGGCCCCGACGAAGCCCCCGCCCGCCGGTCCGCCACCGATCGCCGCCCCCAAGAACGACTTGTCGTGGCACGACTGCACGTCGAAGGTGTTCAACGACGCCGGCGTCCGCAACGCCCCCTCCGGTGTCCGGCTGGATTGCGCGACCTACGACGCCGACCTCGACCCGGTCAACGGCGGATCGGGAACCGTGACCGTCGGCGTGGTGCGCGCCCGGTCGAACCAGACTCCGAACGACGCCGGCCCGGTGGTCTTCACCACGGGCACCGACCTGCCGTCGTCGGCGCAGCTGCCGGTGTGGCTCTCCCGGGCGGGCAACGATCTCGTGGCGGCCCACCCGATCGTCGCCGTGGACCGCCGCGGAATCGGCATGTCGAGCCCGATCGACTGCCGGGATCACTCCGACCGCCAGGCGATGCGCGATCAGGCGCAATTCCAGAGCGGCGACGACCCGGTCGCGAATCTGTCCGACATCTCCAACACCGCCACGACCAGCTGCACCGACGCCATCGCGCCGGGCGACAGCGCCTATGACAACTCGCATGCCGCCTCGGACATCGAACGACTGCGCAGTCTCTGGGATGTGCCCTCGGTCGCGTTGCTCGGCATCGGCAACGGCGCCCAGGTCGCGCTGGCCTACGCGGCGTCGCGGCCGGACAAGGTCGCCCGGCTGATGCTCGACTCCCCGATTGCGTTGGGGGTCAACGCCGAAGCGGCCGCCGAGCAACAGGTCAAGGGCCAGCAGGCCGCGCTCGACGCCTTCGCCGCGCAATGCGTCGCGGTGAACTGCGCGCTGGGTCCCGACCCCAAGGGCGCCGTCAGCGCGCTGCTCGCCGATGCCCGGGCCGGCAGGGGGCCCGGCGGTGCCTCGCTGGCCGAGGTCGTCAACGCCATCACCGTCGCGCTGGGCTTCCCGTCCGGCGGCCGCGTCAACGCCACGACGAGCCTGGCCAACGCGCTGGCCGCCGCCCGCTCCGGCGACACCAACCAGCTGACCAGCCTGATCAACCACGCCGATGCCACCCAGGACACCGACGGTCAGTTCGTCAACTCCTGCAGCGACGCGATCAACCGGCCGACCCCGGACCGCGTTCGTGAACTCGTGGTTGCCTGGGCCAAGCTCTATCCGCAGTTCGGCACGGTCGCCGCGCTCAACCTGGTCAAGTGCGTGCACTGGCCCACGATCTCGCCGCCGGCACCGCCCAAGGAACTCAAGGTCGACGTCGTGTTGTTGGGCGTGCAGAACGACCCGATCGTCGGCTCCGAAGGCGTCGCCCAGACGGCGGCCACGATCATAAACGCCGGCGCGGCCAGCCGTCGGGTGATGTGGCAGGGCATCGGCCATGGAGCCAGCATCTATACGCCTTGTGCGGTCCCGCCGCTGGTCGGCTACCTCAACAGCGGCAAGCTGCCCGCAACCGACACGTACTGCCCCGCCTGA
- the aftC gene encoding arabinofuranan 3-O-arabinosyltransferase, giving the protein MYGALVTAADSTRSGLRDRALAAFSPPTGPPSTATILRSVLWPVAVMSVLHRSIILTLNGNITDDFKPVYRAVLNFRHGWDIYNEHFDYVDPHYLYPPGGTLLMAPFGYLPFSPSRYLFILINTVAILIAWYLLLRLFKFTLSSVAAPALLLAMFCTESVTSTLVFTNINGCVLLAEVLFLRWLLDGKVSHQWWAGLVIGLTLTLKPVLAPLLLLPLLNRQWRTLVPAFVVPAVINAVAWPLVSDPMDFVTKTLPYIGGVRDYFNSSIEGNGVYFGLPTWLIVFLRLLFTLLAIGAVWLLYRYYRTRDPLFWFTSSSGVLLLWSWLALPLAQGYYSMMLLPFLMTVVLQNSLIRNWPAWLGIYGFMALDDWLIYRYMRYGRALHYLKITYGWSLLLIVAFTVLLFRYLDAKADDRLDDGIDPPWLTAERERASVDA; this is encoded by the coding sequence GTGTACGGTGCGCTGGTGACGGCAGCTGATTCGACTCGATCCGGCTTGCGCGACCGGGCGCTGGCCGCGTTCAGCCCACCGACTGGCCCGCCTAGTACGGCGACAATCCTGCGGTCGGTGCTGTGGCCGGTGGCTGTCATGTCGGTGTTGCACCGCAGCATCATTCTGACCCTCAACGGCAATATCACCGACGACTTCAAGCCGGTGTACCGCGCGGTGCTGAACTTCCGGCACGGCTGGGATATCTACAACGAGCACTTCGACTACGTCGACCCGCACTACCTGTACCCCCCCGGCGGCACCCTGCTGATGGCGCCCTTCGGCTACCTGCCCTTCTCGCCATCGCGCTACCTGTTCATCCTGATCAACACCGTCGCGATCCTGATCGCCTGGTACCTGCTGCTGCGGCTGTTCAAGTTCACGCTGTCCTCGGTGGCCGCGCCCGCCCTGCTGCTGGCGATGTTCTGCACCGAAAGCGTGACCAGCACGCTGGTGTTCACCAACATCAACGGCTGCGTGCTGCTGGCGGAGGTGCTGTTCTTGCGCTGGCTGTTGGACGGGAAGGTTAGCCACCAGTGGTGGGCTGGGTTGGTAATCGGCCTGACGCTGACGCTCAAACCCGTGCTGGCCCCGCTGCTGTTGCTGCCCCTGCTCAACCGCCAATGGCGAACGCTGGTGCCCGCTTTCGTCGTGCCCGCCGTCATTAACGCGGTCGCCTGGCCGCTGGTCAGCGACCCGATGGACTTCGTCACCAAGACGCTGCCCTACATCGGGGGCGTCCGCGATTACTTCAACAGCTCGATCGAGGGCAACGGCGTGTATTTCGGCCTGCCGACCTGGCTGATCGTGTTCCTGCGGCTGCTGTTCACGCTGCTGGCGATCGGCGCGGTGTGGCTGCTGTACCGCTATTACCGCACCCGCGATCCACTGTTCTGGTTCACCAGCTCATCGGGCGTGCTGCTGTTGTGGTCGTGGCTGGCCCTCCCGCTGGCCCAGGGCTACTACTCGATGATGCTGCTCCCGTTCTTGATGACGGTGGTGCTGCAGAACTCGCTGATTCGAAACTGGCCGGCCTGGCTCGGGATCTACGGCTTCATGGCGCTGGACGACTGGCTGATCTACCGATACATGCGATATGGCCGCGCGTTGCACTACCTGAAGATCACCTACGGCTGGTCGCTGCTGCTGATCGTCGCGTTCACCGTGCTGCTCTTCCGGTACCTGGACGCCAAGGCCGACGACCGGCTGGACGACGGGATCGATCCGCCCTGGCTGACGGCCGAGCGTGAACGAGCTAGCGTGGATGCATGA
- the msrB gene encoding peptide-methionine (R)-S-oxide reductase MsrB, whose amino-acid sequence MTSSDVSQPKVQLSDDEWRKKLNPEEFQVLRRAGTERPYVGEYTDTKTQGVYECRACGAELFRSTEKFDSHCGWPSFFDPASSDAVILRPDHSMGTTRTEVICANCHSHLGHVFAGEGYPTPTDQRYCINSISLRLVPAEA is encoded by the coding sequence ATGACTTCCTCCGACGTGTCGCAGCCCAAGGTGCAACTGTCTGACGACGAGTGGCGCAAGAAACTCAACCCGGAGGAGTTTCAGGTACTGCGTCGGGCCGGCACCGAGCGGCCGTACGTCGGTGAGTACACCGACACCAAGACCCAGGGCGTCTACGAGTGCCGGGCCTGCGGGGCGGAGTTGTTCCGCAGCACGGAGAAATTCGACTCGCACTGCGGCTGGCCGTCGTTCTTCGACCCGGCCAGCTCGGACGCGGTGATCCTGCGCCCCGACCACTCGATGGGCACCACGCGCACCGAGGTGATCTGCGCGAACTGCCACAGCCACCTCGGTCACGTGTTCGCCGGTGAGGGTTACCCGACGCCGACGGATCAGCGGTACTGCATCAACTCGATCTCGCTGCGCCTGGTGCCGGCCGAGGCTTAG